The genomic interval TTCGCGTACGTGTGGACGATCGTGCTGACGTGAGCCCAGGCTGGAAGTTCAACGAATATGAGATGCGCGGTGTTCCACTACGCCTTGAACTTGGACCGCGTGATATGGAAAATGGACAAGTTGTGCTTGTTTCCAGAGTTACTGGAGAGAAGCGTATTGTACAGCAAGCTAATCTTCTTGCAGAAATAGAAGCTATGCTTGAAGAAACGCATCAAGAAATGTTTAATCGTGCGAAGCAGTTCCGTATTGACAACTCTCGTTCGGTTGAAACGCTTGATGAAATGAAAAGCTTTTTGGAAGAACAGCGCGGCTTCGTAGAAGCTGGCTGGTGCGGTTCTGCTGCTTGTGAGAAGCAGGTTAAGGAAGAAACTGGAGCAACAAGCCGAAATATTCCATTTGCCCCTGAATCGCACAAAGAAACATGTCTCGTATGTGGAGATCCATCCAAACATACTGTTGTATTTGCAAGAGCTTATTAAGGACTGAAGCTAGTTCGGTTCGGATCTTAAGGAGTGGTATTTTATGAGCCAAACCGCAAAAAAACGGCAGAGTTTTGAAATGCTTTTACAGCATATTCAGCTGCCGCAAGAACTTATACAAAACTATTTTCAAGATGGATATATTGATCAAGTTATCGTTAGCAACAGCAATCAAGAATGGACGTTTTGCATACGCAAAACGTCCATGGTGCCTTTACAGGCCTATAATGGGCTTTGCCAGGCGGCTAGAATGAAGTTTGAGTCTATCGCTGCAGTCAGTTTTTTGATGATTTATGATCCTGTTGTAGAGACTGAATCCATTGTGATGCAATACTGGGGCTTGTTCATGGAGTGGGCACAGCGCGAGATCGCTTCCGTAAATGGATGGCTGCAGAAATCTTCGATCACGGTTGAAGGTGATTTGCTAACGCTGTCTCTCCTTGACAATACGGGACTGGACCTTGCTCGGAAGAAACGATTGGATGATGAAATTATTCGTTTCTTTAATGAAAATTTCCAGCGCGCATGCAAAGTAAAAATGATCGTCAGCGAATCCAGGCAAGAAATTTTGGATGAATTCTCCCTTCGGATGGTGCAGGAAGAGCGGGAATATGTGCAGGAGCTGATGGCGAGCGCGCAATCCGAGTCTGAGCTCGTCGATGAGAGCGAAATCAAGCTGGCGGTTGGTTATGATATTCGGGAAGAGCCGATTCCATTGATGAATATCATCGAAGAAGAGAAAAAAATTACAGTACAAGGCGCGGTATTCGGCCTCGAAGTGAAAGAGCTTCGTAACGGAAGCACATTGTTTACGTTCAACGTGACTGACTTCTCCGACTCTATCGCGATGAAGATGTTTGCGAAGACGAAGGACGATGTGAAAATATTGAACCAGCTTGCTAATGGCAAGTGGGTCAAAGCTCGCGGCCGCATTGAATATGATCGATTCATGCAAGAACCGGAGCTTGTGATGATGCCGAATGATTTGCATGAGGTCAGAACACCTGCTGAGCGTATGGATAAAGCGGAAGAAAAGCGCGTGGAATTTCATCTTCATACAACCATGAGCGCTATGGATGCGGTAACTCCGGTAGATGTCTATGTAAAGACAGCTGCCAAATGGGGACATAAGGCGATTGCAGTAACGGACCATAGCAATGTTCAATGTTATCCGGATGCGAATAAGTCGGCTAAAAAACACGGCATAAAAGTGCTTTTTGGTGTTGAAGCAAACATCGTGAACGATGCAGTGCCAATGGTGCTGGAATCAAGACCTGAGCCGCTTGCGACAGCAACTTATATTGTTTTCGATATAGAGACAACGGGCCTTTCCGTTATTAATAACAAAATTATCGAGCTTGCCGGCGTTAAAATGCGTGATGGCAAAGAGATTGATCGTTTCTCTACCCTTATTGATCCGCATGAAAAAATTCCTTACCACATTACGCAGTTGACTAACATCAATGATGATATGGTAAAAGGGCAGCCGGATATTGAGCCTAAGCTTAGAGAATTTATTGAATTCATTGGTGATGATGTTCTTGTCGCCCACAATGCAAGATTTGATATTGGCTTTATTCAAGCCAACTGCAAAGCTTTCGGCATGCCGGAAGTGAAAAATCCAGTGCTCGATACACTGGAGCTCGCTCGATTTATTTTTCCAACGCTCAAAAATCATCGTTTGAATACGTTAGCAGATAAATATAAGGTTAGTCTCGACAACCATCACCGCGCTGTAGACGATTCCCTTGCACTTGGCGGCGTATTGTATGGCTTGATTGCAGATGCAGCTGAGCGAAATATTACGAATCTACATCAGCTAAATGACTATGTAGGTATTGATTTATCTAATTCTCGGCCTTTCCACAGCAATATTTATGCACTTAATGCTGTTGGGAAGAAAAATTTATTCAAGCTTATTTCCATCTCGCATACAGAGCATTTCAAACGTGTAGCTACAATTCCAAAAACGAAGCTTGTTGCACACCGTGAAGGCTTGCTCGTTATTTCTGGTTGTGAGAAAGGTGAATTTTTCGAAACGGTTCTAAATAAATCGTACGAGGAAGCGCTTGAGGTTGCACGTTTCTATGATGTCCTTGAAATCCAGCCGATTGATTTCTACATGCACTTAGTTGAGAAGGGGCTAGTAGGCAGCCGAGCGGAGATTGAGCAGGCGCATCGCAGGATTTGCCAAATCGGGGATGAGCTGGGCAAGCCGGTTATTGCTACAGGAAACGTTCATTACTTGAATCCGCGCGACAAAATGTATCGTGACATAACGA from Paenibacillus sp. FSL K6-3182 carries:
- a CDS encoding PolC-type DNA polymerase III, translated to MSQTAKKRQSFEMLLQHIQLPQELIQNYFQDGYIDQVIVSNSNQEWTFCIRKTSMVPLQAYNGLCQAARMKFESIAAVSFLMIYDPVVETESIVMQYWGLFMEWAQREIASVNGWLQKSSITVEGDLLTLSLLDNTGLDLARKKRLDDEIIRFFNENFQRACKVKMIVSESRQEILDEFSLRMVQEEREYVQELMASAQSESELVDESEIKLAVGYDIREEPIPLMNIIEEEKKITVQGAVFGLEVKELRNGSTLFTFNVTDFSDSIAMKMFAKTKDDVKILNQLANGKWVKARGRIEYDRFMQEPELVMMPNDLHEVRTPAERMDKAEEKRVEFHLHTTMSAMDAVTPVDVYVKTAAKWGHKAIAVTDHSNVQCYPDANKSAKKHGIKVLFGVEANIVNDAVPMVLESRPEPLATATYIVFDIETTGLSVINNKIIELAGVKMRDGKEIDRFSTLIDPHEKIPYHITQLTNINDDMVKGQPDIEPKLREFIEFIGDDVLVAHNARFDIGFIQANCKAFGMPEVKNPVLDTLELARFIFPTLKNHRLNTLADKYKVSLDNHHRAVDDSLALGGVLYGLIADAAERNITNLHQLNDYVGIDLSNSRPFHSNIYALNAVGKKNLFKLISISHTEHFKRVATIPKTKLVAHREGLLVISGCEKGEFFETVLNKSYEEALEVARFYDVLEIQPIDFYMHLVEKGLVGSRAEIEQAHRRICQIGDELGKPVIATGNVHYLNPRDKMYRDITIHGITGFSPLKSIRKPDAHFRTTEEMLEEFAFLGEARAREVVITNTVELADRFEPYDMFPTGLFAPIIEGADEEIRNTCYDTAKSMYGEDLPQVVIDRLEKELIPIIKFKFSANYLISEKLVKKSNADGYLVGSRGSVGSSVVATFLGISEVNPLPAHYLCKNSDCKHSEWFLDGSIPSGFDLPDKLCPKCEKPMKGEGQDIPFETFLGFKGDKVPDIDLNFSGDYQPIAHNYTKVLFSEKCVFRAGTIGTVAEKTAYGFAKKYEEEHSKKWRGAELARLASGCTGVKRSTGQHPGGIVVVPDYIDVEDITPVQFPADDVNAEWKTTHFDYHAFDENLLKLDILGHDDPTMMRMLQDLTGVDPTSIPMNDPKVMSMFNSTKALNVPGEQIRSSVATYGVPEMGTKFVRQMLQETQPSSFADLLQISGLSHGTGVWLGNAQELIKNGTCNIKTVIGCRDDIMLFLIYKAGMDAGLAFKITESVRKGKGLTPEWIEEMKRCKVPQWYIDSCLRIEYMFPKAHAAAYVISAVRTAYFKLYHPIEYYATYFTVRADDFDLELLCQGYDAILRKLIEIEAKGFNALPKEKNMVSQLEMSLEMTARGFSFKPIDLYRSDATKFLVDGDSLIPPFAAIAGIGDNAARNIAASRDDGEYLSIEDFQMKSKATKTIIEVLGNMGCFRGLPESNQLSLF